The genomic interval TCTCTTTATCTCGCTTGCTCCGCCGGCGGCCTGTCAGTGAGACAGCAGGGAATGGTGTAACCGTGAGATGGGTGGTGTTGTCGGTAGGAGCCGGAATGAACAGAGAACTGAGATTGCCACGCCACTCCTAATCCGCCATCGGCGGACTCGCAACGACTCATTGGAAATGTCACCCCAGCGCCTGTCCGCCGTGGCGGGAAAGCAGGGGGCCATCTTTTTCTTCGCGCGGGACGTCCCTGTAGCGCGCCAAACGAAAAGAGAACCGACACGGAAGTTAAAGTTGTCAGGACCCGAAGGGTCACTGACCTACGAATATCGGAGAACCCGTCACAATGTCATTCCAGTCCGCCACGGCGCGGACTGACCTACTTATGTCTGAAGTGGTGTCGGGGCGCCCTCGCCCGACACGTTTGAAAGTCAGGCATCCGCCACGGCGGATTGCAATACCCTACGCGAAATGTCTGCTCTGAGTCTTGTACCACACTGCTTGCGGTGTGATCTTACAGATGCTGCAGGCCAAAGATGGCCTGCAGGAAAATCTATAGTGAAATTGCTGTGTTAATGACTTCGTGCGGTCCGCCACGGCGGACTGCCCCGCAGCGAAGAGACCTGAAATAGCGGAGTGTTCCCTATCCCCGCTTCTTCTGAGTTTTTTTTGCTTTCACCTTCACCCCCTTGGCGGCGGGACGTCGGACGACAGGTTCACAGTCGCCGTTTTTCGACTTTTCTGCTTTTTTCTTATCGTCAACATCGCGGCCAAAGCGGTCGGATTCAATCGCCATAGTATGCAGCTTCTCATCGACTTTTTGAAGCACCGAACCCGGTGAGAATGTGCCGTTGGCTTCGGCCATTCCGCCTGGAATACCGGTGAGGATTCCGATCCCGTGAGATATTGTCTCGACCGGATAAATATGAAACTTTTTATTTTTTACGGCTTCGACGACATCGGGTCGGAGCAATAAATCCGCCACATTCTGATGCGGTATCATGACACCCTGCACCCCAGATAATCCGCGCGCTTTGCAGACATCGAAAAATCCTTCAATCTTTTCATTCACACCGCCGACCGGTTGAATCTCTCCGCGCTGGTTCATCGAACCAGTCACGGCTATTGATTGATTTATGGGCAGATTGGCAAGTGATGATAGAATGCAGTACATTTCAGTCGAAGAGGCCGAATCGCCATCGACGCCGCTATACGATTGTTCAAATGAAATCGAAGCCGAAAGCACGAGAGGCTTGTTTTGGGCAAAAGTGGACCTCAGATATCCACCGAGAACAAGCACACCTTTGTTATGGATCGGCCCGGACAGATCAGACTCGCGTTCGATATTAATAATCCCGGCTTTTCCCCACGATGTGCTCACCGTAATTCTCGTGGGACGGCCAAAGGCATGATCGCCGAGGTTATAAACCGACAGCCCGTTTATCTGCCCGACAACGCTCCCTGAGCTTGAGACCATGAGCGTTTCGGAGTCAAACAATTCCTGAATTTTGTCTTCGATGAGATTCACACGAGTGCGCATATTCTGAATCGCGGTATAGACATCGTCGCGGGTGATAATACCTGCACTTCGCTCGTTTACACATGTAAATGCGGCCTCGCGGATAATGTCAGCAACTGCGGTGAAGCGGGTGGTAAGCTTTTCCCTGTGTCCTGCCATACGACGGCCATACTCGATAACGGCCTGCATCCCCGAGAGGTCAAAAGGCGGAAGTTTTTCCTCTTCAATGACACGTTTGATATATCGGAAATAATCCTCCATGTTGTCATCGTTGAGTGGCATGACATGGTCAAACTCAGCTTTGACTTTGAAGACTTTGCGGAAATCCTCGTCCCAGTTGAGCAGCAGCCTATAAATGTAGCTCTCGCCAATAAGGACAACTTTGACATTTAGCGGAACGGGCTCAGGCTTAATGCTGGAGCCTGCCATCATATAAAATGCATCGCCTCCGGTAATTTCCATCTCGCCGTTTCGAAGCGCGCGTTTAAGCGGAACCCATGTTGCGGGATCGGTAAGAAGATCCAGCGCATTGATAACCAGAAAACCGCCTGAGGCTTTTAACATCGACCCTGAAAAAATACGGGTGAAATCGGTGCGCCAGTAGCCGAATCTGTCTACCACACGCTCAAGCGAGCCGAACATATTTTTATAGGATGGGAATTTCTCAATGATGATTGGGACTTCGGTAGTCTCGGAATTGTCCAAGATCAAGTTGACTGAAAATTCCTCAAACGGCTCGCGTTTGCGATAGACCGGCGCCTCTTCGTCGCCACGACGAGGCTGGGCTTCCTTATACCTGTCGAGGTCTTCGGTCAGCGCCTGTTCGACTTCGTCAAGGTAAACGAGCGCCCTCTCATGGGGGTAACGTCGGCGGAGCAGGTTGACTTTATCGGTCACAAGCGGCGCTATCATGGAATTATTGAGCTTATCGATCGCGTCTTCGAGCTTGGCGCTCAGTTTTTTTGATTCAATTGTTGTCTGGTCAAACTCGCGTCTCAGGGAATCCCATGTTCGTCTCAGTTCATCGAGCTGTGCCGCGGCGAATTTTCCTTCTTTGGAGAGGCGCTCGAGTTTTTCCAAAGAGGCCGGCTCGTTGTCGATAAGCGGCTGTATTTCGTTGCGAGTGCCCATACCAGACTGGATTTGGACCATCACAAAGCCCCCGGCGGTGAGTTTTTCCTCGAAGGTGTTAATCAATTTCTTCTGACGGGCTTCGTACTCGCGGACCACCCTGCTGTTGCGGTCTTTGTAGTCTTCGGAGAGAAATACTTTCGGGACAACTTTGCGAATTGAGTCGATAAGATATCCCATATCTTTTTTGAATCGTTTTCCCTCGCCTGCTTTGAAAATGACAACCCGGGGATTATCGACGTTTTTGAAGTTA from Candidatus Zixiibacteriota bacterium carries:
- a CDS encoding ATP-binding protein, coding for MAKQPKVKKLRELSFSDINYRIAFKPPRVRTSNDVEAKYDVIGQGRAIEAIKMGLSVQSIGYNIFVTGFSGTGRSTTIKHLLEQLEHKKPELNDVCYVNNFKNVDNPRVVIFKAGEGKRFKKDMGYLIDSIRKVVPKVFLSEDYKDRNSRVVREYEARQKKLINTFEEKLTAGGFVMVQIQSGMGTRNEIQPLIDNEPASLEKLERLSKEGKFAAAQLDELRRTWDSLRREFDQTTIESKKLSAKLEDAIDKLNNSMIAPLVTDKVNLLRRRYPHERALVYLDEVEQALTEDLDRYKEAQPRRGDEEAPVYRKREPFEEFSVNLILDNSETTEVPIIIEKFPSYKNMFGSLERVVDRFGYWRTDFTRIFSGSMLKASGGFLVINALDLLTDPATWVPLKRALRNGEMEITGGDAFYMMAGSSIKPEPVPLNVKVVLIGESYIYRLLLNWDEDFRKVFKVKAEFDHVMPLNDDNMEDYFRYIKRVIEEEKLPPFDLSGMQAVIEYGRRMAGHREKLTTRFTAVADIIREAAFTCVNERSAGIITRDDVYTAIQNMRTRVNLIEDKIQELFDSETLMVSSSGSVVGQINGLSVYNLGDHAFGRPTRITVSTSWGKAGIINIERESDLSGPIHNKGVLVLGGYLRSTFAQNKPLVLSASISFEQSYSGVDGDSASSTEMYCILSSLANLPINQSIAVTGSMNQRGEIQPVGGVNEKIEGFFDVCKARGLSGVQGVMIPHQNVADLLLRPDVVEAVKNKKFHIYPVETISHGIGILTGIPGGMAEANGTFSPGSVLQKVDEKLHTMAIESDRFGRDVDDKKKAEKSKNGDCEPVVRRPAAKGVKVKAKKTQKKRG